The proteins below come from a single Cupriavidus sp. WKF15 genomic window:
- a CDS encoding lecithin retinol acyltransferase family protein, producing MSNDDQDLESLQQIASRGGELPLGAHLVTRRRGYVHHGIYAGNGEVMHYVGFKGFLRCGPVEKTSLAGFANGHGIETRAVARARYVGAEAVRRAASRLGEDDYRLLTNNCEHFCTWCLFGEGRSQQVEALLSHPWRALPAIAGILFDMRGGRGSFASRLPAILGLRGVRMA from the coding sequence ATGAGCAACGATGATCAAGACCTCGAGTCCTTACAGCAGATAGCCAGCCGGGGCGGCGAGCTTCCCCTGGGCGCGCATCTGGTGACACGGCGTCGCGGTTATGTTCATCACGGCATCTATGCCGGCAACGGAGAGGTGATGCACTATGTCGGATTCAAGGGCTTTCTACGCTGTGGGCCGGTCGAGAAAACCTCCCTTGCAGGCTTTGCCAACGGTCATGGCATCGAAACCCGGGCGGTCGCGCGGGCCCGGTACGTCGGCGCGGAGGCCGTCCGGCGCGCGGCATCGCGCCTCGGTGAGGACGATTACCGGCTTCTTACCAACAACTGTGAGCACTTCTGTACGTGGTGCCTGTTCGGCGAGGGCCGCAGCCAGCAAGTGGAAGCGCTGCTGAGCCATCCCTGGCGCGCACTGCCTGCCATTGCCGGCATCCTGTTTGACATGCGCGGGGGCCGGGGTTCATTCGCAAGCCGCCTTCCGGCTATTCTCGGCTTGCGCGGCGTGCGTATGGCATAG
- a CDS encoding GYD domain-containing protein: MPIFIMETRVSVESLHQPRSFEALERGVAGYLGKACPEVKWLGSYATFGPYDYLDIFEASDIEAAMRVSVLVRAYGHGEATIHPAVDWGRFKHLLRNLPELPPV; encoded by the coding sequence ATGCCGATATTTATCATGGAAACACGGGTGTCCGTGGAGTCGCTGCATCAGCCGAGATCATTCGAGGCGCTCGAACGCGGCGTGGCAGGCTACCTGGGAAAAGCCTGCCCGGAGGTCAAATGGCTCGGCAGTTATGCCACGTTTGGGCCTTACGACTACCTCGATATCTTCGAGGCCAGCGACATTGAAGCCGCGATGCGCGTTTCAGTGCTGGTGCGGGCATACGGCCACGGTGAGGCCACGATCCACCCGGCGGTGGACTGGGGCCGGTTCAAGCACCTGCTCCGGAACCTGCCAGAACTGCCGCCTGTGTGA
- the ald gene encoding alanine dehydrogenase, whose translation MRIGVPKEIKDQEYRVGLTPASVRELVSRGHVVMVQAGAGAALGLSDHSYTVAGAKLVPDAQAVYGDAEMIVKVKEPQLSERALLKPGQILYAYLHLAADREQTADLVKSGSVCIAYETVTGPDGRLPLLSPMSEVAGRMSVQVAAAYLEKPRGSMGLLLGGVPGVAPAHVVVIGAGVVGTSAVQIAVGMGARVTVLDRNVDRLRHLGLVFGNRVVTVYSSVDSLERAVLSADAVIGAVLVPGAEAPRLVTRAMVARMKGGSVVVDVAIDQGGCFETSRPTSHTHPTYVVDGVLHYCVTNMPAAVSRTSTFALNNATLAYAMAIADKGWSRALAEDRGLRAGLNICRGNVTYAAVASAHGYAHVPVEQVLA comes from the coding sequence ATGCGTATCGGCGTTCCCAAAGAGATCAAGGACCAGGAGTACCGGGTCGGCCTCACGCCGGCCAGCGTGCGCGAGCTGGTCAGCCGTGGCCATGTGGTCATGGTCCAGGCCGGCGCAGGCGCCGCGCTAGGCCTCTCCGATCATTCCTATACGGTTGCCGGCGCGAAGCTGGTGCCCGACGCGCAGGCGGTATATGGCGATGCCGAGATGATCGTGAAGGTGAAGGAGCCGCAGCTGTCGGAGCGCGCCTTGCTCAAGCCCGGCCAGATCCTGTATGCCTACCTGCACTTGGCGGCAGACCGCGAGCAGACTGCCGATCTGGTGAAGTCCGGTTCAGTATGCATTGCGTATGAGACCGTGACCGGCCCGGATGGGCGGCTGCCACTGCTGTCCCCGATGAGCGAGGTAGCCGGTCGCATGTCAGTCCAGGTGGCCGCTGCCTACCTCGAAAAGCCGCGTGGCAGCATGGGACTACTGTTGGGCGGCGTGCCCGGTGTCGCCCCGGCCCATGTGGTGGTGATCGGCGCAGGCGTGGTCGGCACCAGCGCGGTACAGATCGCCGTTGGCATGGGCGCGCGCGTGACCGTGCTGGACAGGAATGTCGACCGCCTGCGGCATCTCGGACTGGTTTTTGGCAATCGGGTGGTGACCGTCTATTCCAGTGTGGACAGCCTCGAACGCGCCGTGCTCAGCGCCGATGCCGTCATTGGGGCGGTGCTGGTGCCGGGCGCGGAGGCGCCCAGGCTGGTCACCCGCGCCATGGTTGCACGCATGAAGGGCGGATCGGTGGTAGTGGACGTGGCGATCGACCAGGGCGGCTGCTTCGAGACATCCCGGCCGACCAGTCATACCCACCCCACCTATGTCGTGGACGGCGTGCTCCATTACTGCGTGACCAATATGCCCGCAGCCGTGTCCAGGACTTCGACCTTCGCCCTGAACAACGCCACCCTCGCCTATGCGATGGCTATTGCCGACAAAGGCTGGTCCCGCGCGTTGGCAGAAGACAGGGGCCTGCGGGCAGGCCTGAACATCTGTCGCGGCAACGTGACGTATGCAGCCGTCGCAAGTGCTCACGGCTACGCGCACGTGCCAGTGGAGCAGGTACTGGCATGA
- a CDS encoding zinc ribbon domain-containing protein, producing the protein MRGGNVVVADRFYASSKTCSNAACGHKLDALPLSARKWTCPSCGSSTTETQMPQ; encoded by the coding sequence ATGCGCGGCGGCAATGTGGTAGTGGCCGACCGCTTCTACGCCAGCAGCAAGACGTGCTCGAACGCGGCATGTGGGCACAAGCTCGATGCGTTGCCACTGTCGGCGCGCAAGTGGACGTGTCCGTCGTGCGGGTCGTCCACGACCGAGACGCAAATGCCGCAATAA
- a CDS encoding PQQ-binding-like beta-propeller repeat protein yields the protein MTNLEYRVKGVIAKKALIMGIAMVGAQGAQAESGPGFDDPNNWPQYHRSYNAWRYSPLNQINRNNIKRLHVAWIHQPGVVTHGLQATPIVIDGVMYYIAADNNVFALDAATGKTLWHYKPKLAPITREVFYASASRGVTVGRGKVFVGTLDGRFVALDQKTGKELWSTQLTNQRAEQGALFSAPPQLAGNILFGGTTGGDQPIIGKIFAVNADTGERTWTFEIPRDDPNSWPGDSRSKAGGSAWMPGTYDPTTDTIYIGTSNAAPDFNREGRVGDNLYTASLLALDPKTGKLKWYRQEVPNDTWDFDAAYEALLVPDGHGKTALVHLNKNGFVYVMDKDTGAMRNAWQYAENMNWAKGVDPKTGLPIEPNYPETDKQKLHCPNLLGARSWNAGAYNPGTKLWYSQGMEVCNTVTSAKQGPTPGINTLTLGLSEITLTDPPGKKADGWLAAFNPLTGKQAWKVRFELPPLSNVLATGGGLVFTGDMVGNLYAFDADNGKELWKFNAGSGARGGPVSYAVNGKQYIAIPTGLGSHAPGFLTGAFPQIRDLPGGAAMMVFAVD from the coding sequence GTGACCAACCTCGAATACCGCGTTAAGGGGGTAATAGCAAAGAAGGCATTGATCATGGGGATTGCAATGGTCGGGGCTCAAGGCGCTCAAGCAGAGAGTGGCCCGGGGTTCGATGATCCGAACAACTGGCCCCAATACCACCGCAGCTACAACGCTTGGCGTTATAGCCCTCTCAATCAAATCAACAGGAACAACATCAAGAGATTGCATGTGGCCTGGATCCACCAACCAGGGGTGGTTACCCATGGGCTGCAGGCAACGCCGATCGTGATCGACGGTGTGATGTACTACATCGCGGCAGATAACAACGTGTTTGCGCTCGATGCAGCGACCGGCAAGACGCTGTGGCACTACAAGCCCAAGCTAGCTCCGATCACCAGGGAGGTGTTCTATGCCTCGGCGAGTCGCGGCGTGACCGTGGGGCGCGGCAAGGTATTCGTCGGTACGCTGGATGGTCGTTTCGTTGCGCTCGATCAGAAGACCGGCAAGGAGTTGTGGTCGACCCAACTCACCAACCAGAGGGCGGAACAAGGCGCGTTGTTCTCGGCGCCGCCGCAGTTGGCGGGAAACATCCTGTTTGGGGGCACGACTGGCGGTGACCAGCCGATCATCGGCAAGATTTTCGCGGTCAATGCCGATACTGGCGAGCGTACCTGGACGTTCGAGATCCCGCGTGATGACCCGAACAGCTGGCCCGGCGACAGCCGGTCGAAGGCTGGCGGCTCGGCATGGATGCCTGGAACCTACGATCCCACCACCGACACGATCTACATTGGCACCAGCAATGCCGCTCCTGACTTCAACCGCGAGGGCCGCGTCGGCGACAACCTTTATACCGCCAGTTTGCTCGCGCTCGATCCCAAGACCGGGAAACTTAAGTGGTATCGACAAGAGGTGCCGAACGATACCTGGGACTTCGACGCGGCTTACGAGGCGCTGCTCGTTCCCGACGGTCACGGCAAGACTGCGCTCGTGCACTTGAACAAGAACGGCTTCGTGTACGTCATGGACAAAGACACCGGTGCGATGCGTAATGCGTGGCAGTACGCCGAGAACATGAACTGGGCGAAAGGCGTTGATCCCAAGACCGGTTTGCCGATTGAACCGAATTATCCTGAGACCGACAAGCAAAAGCTTCACTGCCCCAACTTACTCGGCGCTCGCAGCTGGAACGCCGGAGCCTACAATCCAGGCACCAAGCTCTGGTACTCGCAGGGCATGGAGGTGTGCAATACCGTCACCAGCGCAAAGCAGGGGCCGACCCCAGGCATCAACACTCTGACGCTCGGTTTGTCGGAAATCACCTTGACCGATCCGCCTGGCAAGAAGGCCGATGGCTGGCTTGCCGCCTTCAATCCACTGACAGGCAAGCAGGCCTGGAAGGTGCGGTTCGAGCTGCCGCCGCTCAGCAACGTACTGGCGACCGGGGGTGGGCTCGTGTTCACCGGAGACATGGTCGGCAATCTCTATGCATTCGACGCCGACAACGGCAAAGAGCTGTGGAAGTTCAACGCGGGGTCCGGGGCGCGGGGCGGTCCGGTCAGCTATGCGGTCAACGGCAAGCAATACATTGCGATTCCTACCGGCTTGGGCTCGCATGCACCCGGTTTCCTGACGGGGGCTTTCCCGCAGATTCGCGATTTGCCAGGCGGTGCGGCAATGATGGTGTTTGCCGTAGATTGA
- a CDS encoding cytochrome c gives MTKLFPITVGAFAAFVTVAAGAGTPEGHGAPTPSAEPVAATTEPSTSALSPPFSLNDPARIENGRKRFGSTCAAYCHGTGGQGGRAPSFTGRTDFVPADAFKTIAEGRTGADVMPPWSSTFKSEQIWELVAYLQYLSKQPATR, from the coding sequence ATGACGAAACTTTTCCCTATCACGGTTGGCGCATTCGCGGCATTCGTCACTGTAGCTGCCGGCGCTGGCACGCCGGAGGGACACGGGGCTCCCACTCCGAGCGCGGAACCTGTCGCCGCAACGACGGAGCCATCGACTTCGGCGCTATCGCCACCGTTCTCCCTCAATGATCCGGCGCGTATTGAGAACGGCCGCAAGCGCTTTGGATCTACCTGCGCAGCATACTGTCACGGGACGGGCGGACAGGGAGGCCGTGCACCGAGCTTTACGGGTCGCACAGACTTCGTCCCTGCCGATGCGTTCAAAACGATCGCAGAAGGACGAACTGGCGCCGATGTCATGCCGCCATGGAGCAGTACCTTCAAATCCGAACAGATCTGGGAACTCGTTGCCTATCTCCAGTACTTGTCGAAACAGCCCGCGACGCGATAA
- a CDS encoding porin, which yields MAQSSVTLYGVVDSGLQYRNKSADNAGSLTESRSGGISPSIWGIKGVEDLGSGLKASFNLQGHFSSDTGELTSGPGFGSQIFRREANVGLTGNWGTITLGRQYSPALIGVIGTEARGFKEQFSNLYVWAYNQLSSPGNALGAGTNTGNDVGVFIGNAVQYSNSFGPVWLAAAYSFGEVSGSMNKGDEISLGASYTGPATVALGYQAMKDGTSGATVSRLWTAGVAVPFGGAFNGRLNYVDVINNATGGGRISHVQSSGAGIDYSWNGNNTTTLAGYYSRYRSDAHNSSTRSVVLSNDHSFSKRTTLYAQLAYVDAGPVGTADSLESLKTSIVAGGTAPGAKTLLVGAGLKHTF from the coding sequence ATGGCGCAATCATCGGTGACGCTCTATGGCGTCGTCGACTCCGGACTGCAGTACCGGAACAAGAGCGCGGACAACGCCGGCAGCCTCACCGAGTCGAGGTCTGGGGGTATCAGCCCGAGCATCTGGGGCATCAAGGGTGTCGAGGACCTTGGCAGCGGACTAAAGGCGAGCTTCAACCTCCAGGGGCATTTCAGCAGCGATACCGGAGAACTGACGAGCGGACCTGGCTTCGGCTCGCAGATCTTCCGTCGCGAGGCAAACGTCGGCCTCACCGGAAACTGGGGGACGATCACGCTGGGCCGTCAGTACAGCCCGGCCCTGATCGGCGTGATCGGCACTGAAGCGCGCGGCTTCAAAGAGCAGTTCTCCAACCTGTACGTCTGGGCCTACAACCAGTTGTCGTCCCCCGGAAATGCCCTGGGCGCCGGCACAAACACCGGCAACGACGTTGGCGTGTTCATCGGCAACGCCGTTCAATACTCGAACAGCTTTGGTCCGGTATGGCTGGCCGCAGCGTACTCATTCGGTGAAGTCTCGGGCAGCATGAACAAGGGCGACGAGATCTCGCTCGGCGCCTCCTACACTGGCCCTGCAACCGTGGCGCTCGGCTATCAGGCGATGAAGGACGGCACCAGCGGCGCAACCGTCAGTCGGCTGTGGACCGCCGGCGTCGCGGTGCCGTTCGGTGGCGCCTTCAACGGCAGGTTGAACTACGTGGATGTCATCAACAATGCGACGGGCGGGGGCCGCATCTCCCACGTCCAGTCCAGCGGCGCAGGCATCGACTACAGTTGGAACGGGAACAATACGACAACGCTCGCCGGCTACTACAGCCGCTACAGAAGCGACGCTCACAACAGTTCGACGAGGTCAGTGGTGCTGAGCAACGACCATTCCTTCTCCAAGCGCACCACGCTGTATGCGCAACTGGCCTATGTCGACGCGGGCCCGGTCGGGACCGCCGATTCGCTTGAAAGCCTCAAGACCTCCATTGTTGCCGGCGGTACTGCGCCAGGCGCGAAGACGCTCCTGGTCGGCGCTGGCCTGAAGCACACGTTCTGA
- a CDS encoding cytochrome D1 domain-containing protein translates to MAAFACMSAAPAWQAYAAENGVAYVTNQGGGVTVLDTLTLKPIADIAVGRDPRGLAVSPDGRWLLTANQGSSDVSVIDTGTRKEVRRIAIGKNVEFLRISPDGHLAFVTYEPSSHGGPPASERKAEKGQDQDEVPAEVAVVDLRQWSVVGRIKAARETEGIEFSPDGKLLVVANEGENTLVAYDIATLKKVRSVDVSPYGSRPRGIKIAPNGKTYVVAMENSDNLLLLDTGLEPIRTVPTERGPYGVAFDREGRYLWVAASRADRLQVFDAQSLTTVAVVPVGKRCWHFSFTPDAQKLLLACGRSNSLHVIDPRRYEVVDTLQNYKMPWGVVTYPASVGSLDAPR, encoded by the coding sequence ATGGCGGCCTTTGCCTGCATGAGCGCGGCGCCGGCATGGCAAGCGTATGCGGCCGAGAACGGTGTTGCCTATGTCACCAATCAAGGGGGCGGCGTGACCGTGCTGGACACGCTCACGCTAAAGCCCATTGCCGACATCGCGGTAGGGCGCGATCCCCGCGGTCTGGCGGTATCGCCTGATGGCCGCTGGCTGCTCACCGCCAACCAGGGAAGTTCGGACGTATCAGTGATCGACACCGGCACGCGCAAGGAAGTCAGGCGCATTGCCATCGGCAAGAACGTTGAGTTCTTGCGGATATCTCCCGACGGCCACCTCGCGTTCGTGACCTACGAGCCGTCATCGCACGGCGGGCCGCCAGCCAGTGAACGGAAAGCGGAGAAGGGCCAGGACCAGGACGAAGTCCCAGCGGAGGTGGCTGTCGTGGACCTCAGGCAGTGGAGCGTGGTCGGCCGTATCAAAGCGGCCCGCGAAACCGAGGGCATCGAGTTCTCGCCGGATGGGAAACTACTGGTAGTCGCGAATGAAGGTGAGAATACGCTTGTCGCTTACGATATCGCGACTTTGAAGAAGGTCCGGTCGGTGGATGTGTCCCCGTATGGCAGCCGGCCGCGCGGCATCAAGATCGCGCCGAATGGCAAGACCTACGTGGTCGCGATGGAAAACTCGGACAACCTGTTGCTGCTCGACACCGGTCTCGAGCCGATCAGGACAGTGCCGACTGAACGCGGCCCCTATGGTGTCGCGTTCGACCGCGAAGGCCGGTACCTCTGGGTTGCCGCTAGTCGCGCTGACCGTTTGCAGGTCTTCGACGCCCAGAGCCTGACCACGGTGGCTGTAGTGCCGGTCGGCAAGCGCTGCTGGCACTTCAGTTTCACTCCAGATGCGCAGAAGCTGCTGCTCGCGTGTGGGCGCTCCAACAGCCTGCACGTGATTGATCCGCGGCGCTATGAAGTCGTTGATACGCTCCAGAACTACAAAATGCCATGGGGCGTGGTCACCTATCCGGCATCGGTGGGGAGTCTCGATGCGCCGCGCTAG
- a CDS encoding cytochrome b, with translation MRRASRDAQPRRADSANALRAYAGIQIALHWANALLLFVLFPLGYYMTSLPRGTPAKVEWVGLHKSMGLTAALVIAWRVAERLRRSEPPLMPGLRCWEAEVARITHRVLYMCMVVMPLSGYLGSSFNQYGTRFWGLLLPRWGWVDTTLQHLFYAVHATTSYLLLALALLHVVGVVKHEWLDRKACLQRMLPAGRARSR, from the coding sequence ATGCGCCGCGCTAGCCGGGATGCCCAACCGCGCAGGGCGGACTCCGCCAATGCCTTGCGCGCGTATGCGGGGATTCAGATCGCTCTGCATTGGGCGAATGCATTATTGCTATTCGTCCTGTTCCCGCTGGGCTATTACATGACGAGTCTTCCGCGGGGAACGCCCGCGAAGGTGGAATGGGTGGGCCTGCATAAATCAATGGGTCTTACTGCTGCGCTGGTGATCGCATGGCGCGTAGCCGAACGGCTCCGACGGTCTGAGCCGCCGCTCATGCCAGGGTTGCGCTGCTGGGAAGCGGAAGTGGCGCGCATCACGCACCGCGTTCTGTATATGTGCATGGTGGTGATGCCCCTTTCTGGCTATCTGGGATCGTCGTTCAACCAATACGGCACGCGCTTCTGGGGGTTGCTCCTGCCGCGCTGGGGCTGGGTCGACACCACGTTGCAGCACCTGTTCTACGCGGTGCATGCCACGACTTCGTATCTTCTGCTCGCCCTGGCCCTTCTGCATGTGGTCGGGGTGGTCAAGCATGAGTGGCTCGACCGAAAGGCCTGCTTGCAGCGCATGCTGCCCGCTGGGCGTGCGCGTTCCAGATAG
- a CDS encoding thiamine pyrophosphate-dependent dehydrogenase E1 component subunit alpha yields the protein MDPTPQHLLWMYEKMIEIRQYEETMAKVYLEGKLPPKIQKGLAFDIGAGPVPGEMHLSAGQEPVAVGVCAHLRPEDTVVGAHRSHHFAIAKGVPLDAMTAEMFGKATGLGRGKGGHMHLFHAGTKFSCSGIVGASSPQACGAALAARKLGKDWVAVSFFGEGAANQGSFHESLNLAALWKLPVIFVCEDNKYGISVEKSASTAVPTNEIRAAGYGMPGVLVERNDAVAVYRAAGEAIARARRGEGPTLIEVKTDRYLGHFQGDPETYRPRDEAKTLRTNDPIQTLGDALRADNLLNAATEAQLRAAVTARIEAAYEFGRNSPYPAPGDALQHVFVQ from the coding sequence ATGGACCCCACACCGCAACATCTTCTGTGGATGTACGAGAAGATGATCGAGATCCGCCAGTACGAAGAGACCATGGCAAAGGTGTATCTGGAGGGGAAGCTGCCACCGAAGATCCAGAAGGGCCTGGCCTTTGACATCGGAGCTGGACCGGTTCCCGGTGAGATGCACTTGTCCGCCGGTCAAGAGCCGGTGGCCGTGGGTGTTTGCGCCCATCTGCGACCCGAAGACACCGTTGTCGGTGCCCACCGCTCGCACCACTTTGCCATCGCCAAAGGCGTACCGCTTGACGCGATGACAGCCGAGATGTTCGGCAAGGCCACCGGCCTGGGTCGCGGCAAAGGCGGCCACATGCACCTGTTCCATGCCGGGACCAAGTTCTCGTGCAGCGGCATCGTTGGCGCGAGTTCGCCGCAAGCCTGCGGCGCCGCACTTGCTGCGCGCAAGCTCGGCAAGGACTGGGTGGCGGTGTCCTTCTTCGGGGAGGGAGCGGCCAACCAGGGATCTTTCCATGAGTCGCTGAACCTGGCCGCACTCTGGAAGCTGCCGGTCATCTTTGTCTGTGAGGACAACAAGTACGGCATCTCCGTGGAGAAGAGCGCCTCCACCGCCGTGCCGACGAACGAGATTCGTGCCGCCGGTTATGGCATGCCGGGCGTACTGGTGGAACGCAATGACGCGGTGGCCGTCTACCGTGCGGCCGGCGAGGCCATTGCCCGCGCACGGCGCGGCGAAGGCCCCACGCTGATCGAGGTCAAGACCGACCGCTATCTTGGCCACTTCCAGGGCGACCCCGAAACCTATCGCCCGCGCGATGAGGCCAAGACGCTGCGCACGAATGACCCGATCCAGACCCTGGGCGACGCCCTTCGAGCCGACAACCTTCTCAACGCGGCAACCGAGGCGCAGCTTCGCGCTGCGGTCACTGCGCGCATTGAGGCCGCCTATGAGTTCGGCCGCAATAGCCCCTACCCGGCACCCGGCGATGCGCTACAGCACGTCTTCGTGCAGTAA